The following are encoded together in the Blastocatellia bacterium genome:
- a CDS encoding DUF3471 domain-containing protein translates to MRKPLSFLFTVAFLVAFGLTLSPTTNAGEGPGAGVNKSARAVTFSRDVAPILYKNCVACHRPNDLAPMSLLSYKEARPWARSIKEKVLTREMPPWQADPHYGQFINDKRLSQQEIDTIVAWVDGGAKEGNPKELPAVPTFSDDWQIGKPDLILTMQEEYTVEATGPDEYIRFVIPVNVSEIKWLKGVEIHPGNKRVVHHAVAFLQTPEMIAAAKGAGGNALNPTPDKSSMFYRDGTLVRTKGDAPVYDDGCKAPDGGFARGSGQETIGPLLGFYAPGKDVDLFPAGTAKFIRPGSNLIIEMHYSKTTGKTEKDRTTVGLFFAKEAPDKVLQSNGALNHFFKIPPGATDHEVTACYKFSNDTLLYTLMPHMHKRGKDMKYEVVYPDGRRETLLAVKYNFAWQSMYRFKEPVLVPHGSQLIVTAHYDNSERNKWNPDPTKAVRWGDPTYDEMMIGYMDYVTKVTERAVAKIDPKVLDAYVGEYELLPGRTVAIARSGDQLMVGMRGVPNTPIFPESETRFFFKVADVQIIFVKDDKGEVNELMVEQGGRTFKAKRVKKTAATGDSK, encoded by the coding sequence ATGAGAAAGCCGCTCTCTTTCCTGTTTACAGTCGCGTTCCTGGTCGCCTTTGGCCTGACCCTTTCGCCAACCACGAACGCCGGCGAAGGCCCGGGAGCGGGCGTCAATAAGAGCGCCCGCGCCGTCACCTTCAGCCGCGATGTCGCGCCGATCCTGTATAAGAACTGTGTCGCCTGCCATCGCCCGAACGATCTCGCGCCGATGTCGCTGCTCTCTTACAAAGAGGCGCGGCCCTGGGCGCGTTCGATCAAAGAGAAAGTCCTCACACGCGAGATGCCGCCGTGGCAGGCCGACCCGCACTATGGCCAGTTCATCAACGACAAGCGGCTCTCGCAGCAGGAGATTGACACCATCGTTGCCTGGGTGGACGGCGGCGCCAAAGAAGGCAACCCGAAAGAGCTGCCGGCGGTGCCGACCTTCAGCGATGATTGGCAGATCGGCAAGCCCGACCTGATCCTGACCATGCAGGAAGAATACACGGTCGAGGCGACCGGGCCGGACGAGTACATACGCTTCGTCATTCCGGTCAACGTCAGCGAGATTAAGTGGCTCAAGGGCGTCGAGATTCATCCAGGCAACAAGCGCGTCGTGCATCACGCTGTCGCCTTTCTGCAAACGCCTGAGATGATCGCCGCGGCCAAAGGCGCGGGCGGCAATGCGCTCAACCCGACACCTGATAAATCTTCGATGTTCTATCGAGACGGCACGCTGGTGCGCACGAAAGGCGACGCCCCGGTTTATGACGATGGCTGCAAAGCGCCCGATGGCGGCTTTGCCCGTGGCAGCGGCCAGGAGACCATCGGGCCGCTGCTCGGCTTCTACGCGCCGGGCAAAGACGTTGACCTGTTCCCCGCCGGGACCGCGAAATTCATACGGCCCGGCTCGAACCTGATCATCGAGATGCACTATTCGAAGACCACCGGCAAGACGGAAAAAGACCGCACCACGGTCGGCTTGTTCTTTGCCAAAGAAGCGCCCGACAAGGTCTTGCAGTCGAACGGCGCGCTGAATCACTTCTTCAAGATTCCGCCGGGCGCGACCGATCACGAAGTCACCGCCTGTTACAAGTTCAGCAACGACACGCTGCTCTACACCTTGATGCCGCATATGCACAAGCGCGGCAAAGACATGAAGTACGAAGTCGTCTACCCCGACGGGCGGCGTGAAACGCTGCTGGCGGTGAAGTACAATTTCGCATGGCAATCGATGTACCGCTTCAAGGAGCCGGTGCTGGTGCCGCACGGCTCGCAGTTGATCGTCACGGCGCATTACGACAACTCCGAGCGCAACAAGTGGAACCCCGACCCGACAAAGGCTGTGCGCTGGGGCGACCCGACTTATGACGAGATGATGATCGGCTATATGGATTACGTGACCAAGGTCACCGAGCGCGCGGTCGCCAAAATCGATCCGAAGGTTCTCGATGCGTATGTCGGCGAGTACGAATTGCTGCCGGGTCGAACGGTCGCCATCGCGCGCAGCGGCGATCAACTGATGGTCGGCATGCGCGGCGTGCCGAACACGCCGATCTTTCCCGAATCCGAAACCCGTTTCTTCTTCAAAGTCGCCGACGTGCAGATCATCTTCGTCAAAGAC
- a CDS encoding c-type cytochrome produces MKKAISILFAVAAVAALCFVFSPATSASGPGKKDVTFSKDVAPIFFKNCAECHKPNDIAPMSLLTYKEARPWARSIKEKVASREMPPWSPDPHYGQFSNEKRLTDKEVETIVAWVDSGAKEGNPKDMPPTPEFAKGGWSIGKPDAVLEMGEEWTIDPNAPDNYINFFIPTNFKEDRWVQAAEILPGNRKVVHHVIAFIQSPQMMAKRAEAAKAGNGRVGGRAADGKLFYLDGTLRRVKMDAPVVDDACAQQAAPGGRRIGGGGDENEGALLAGYAPGLEPAVYPAGVAKKLPAGSTIMFQVHYSSFRGALTKAEKDRTKVGLIFAKEPPDKMAVTFAAANVMFKIPAGADNHEVTACQTVPRDVQVLNYMPHMHLRGKDMKYELIYPDGKRETLLWVPKFSFNWQAAYVLKNPITIPKGAKLVVTAHYDNSKKNKYNPDASKDVRWGDPTYDEMMIGWLDIMVENPAKAAKPDASARSGQK; encoded by the coding sequence ATGAAGAAAGCTATTTCGATACTGTTCGCCGTCGCTGCCGTCGCCGCGCTCTGTTTCGTCTTTTCGCCGGCTACCAGCGCCAGCGGCCCGGGCAAAAAGGATGTCACCTTCTCGAAGGACGTCGCGCCCATCTTTTTCAAGAACTGTGCGGAATGTCACAAGCCCAACGACATCGCGCCGATGTCGCTGCTGACCTACAAAGAAGCGCGCCCGTGGGCACGCTCGATCAAGGAAAAGGTCGCCAGCCGCGAGATGCCGCCCTGGAGCCCCGACCCGCACTATGGCCAGTTCTCTAACGAGAAGCGGTTGACGGACAAAGAGGTCGAAACCATCGTCGCATGGGTAGACAGCGGCGCCAAGGAAGGCAATCCGAAAGATATGCCGCCGACGCCCGAGTTCGCCAAAGGCGGCTGGTCCATCGGCAAGCCCGATGCCGTGCTGGAGATGGGCGAAGAGTGGACGATTGACCCGAACGCGCCTGACAACTACATCAACTTTTTCATCCCGACGAACTTCAAAGAAGATCGCTGGGTCCAGGCTGCCGAAATCCTCCCCGGCAACCGCAAAGTTGTGCATCACGTCATCGCTTTCATCCAGTCGCCGCAGATGATGGCCAAGCGCGCAGAAGCCGCGAAAGCCGGCAATGGCCGGGTCGGCGGGCGCGCCGCTGACGGCAAGCTGTTTTATCTGGACGGCACGCTGCGCCGCGTCAAGATGGACGCGCCGGTTGTTGATGATGCGTGCGCCCAGCAGGCAGCACCGGGCGGACGGCGCATCGGCGGCGGCGGCGACGAGAACGAGGGCGCGCTGCTGGCCGGTTACGCGCCGGGCCTTGAGCCTGCGGTCTATCCAGCGGGTGTTGCCAAGAAGCTGCCCGCCGGCTCGACCATCATGTTCCAGGTACACTATTCAAGCTTCCGCGGCGCGCTTACGAAGGCCGAAAAAGACCGCACCAAGGTCGGCCTGATCTTCGCCAAAGAGCCGCCCGACAAGATGGCGGTGACGTTTGCGGCGGCCAATGTCATGTTCAAGATTCCGGCGGGCGCCGACAATCACGAAGTCACCGCATGCCAGACGGTGCCGCGCGATGTTCAGGTGCTCAACTACATGCCGCATATGCACCTGCGCGGCAAGGACATGAAGTACGAGCTCATCTATCCTGATGGCAAGCGCGAGACTTTGCTGTGGGTGCCGAAGTTCAGCTTCAACTGGCAGGCGGCCTACGTGCTGAAGAACCCGATCACCATCCCCAAGGGAGCGAAGCTCGTGGTCACGGCGCACTACGACAACTCGAAGAAGAACAAGTACAACCCCGACGCGTCGAAAGACGTGCGCTGGGGCGACCCGACCTATGACGAGATGATGATCGGCTGGCTCGACATCATGGTAGAAAACCCGGCCAAAGCGGCCAAACCCGATGCGTCAGCGCGCAGCGGCCAGAAGTAG